The following proteins come from a genomic window of Puntigrus tetrazona isolate hp1 chromosome 15, ASM1883169v1, whole genome shotgun sequence:
- the LOC122359040 gene encoding uncharacterized protein LOC122359040 — MMIPRTICFVYFALLFRMPHANHTEVTKTSLPANNQSLINKTTGCMIPSNNKGETSNPVKGHCFFCFPTGTNILLLIAAGLTVGCLAFLLTTLLCACQVCQLRQIISSLQPRYDNTDRHARREKSESPCWEDEGQVDRHPTETCFMLSEIVTAQEESREDQENKTEEEKESQQPSTVDLNGDMAQESPEPDAKAPENSDTGV; from the coding sequence ATGATGATTCCCAGAacaatttgttttgtgtatttcgCATTGCTCTTCAGAATGCCACACGCTAATCACACAGAAGTCACCAAAACCAGTCTACCAGCAAATAACCAGTCtctgataaataaaacaactggcTGCATGATACCATCCAACAATAAAGGAGAAACTTCTAATCCTGTGAAAGGAcactgttttttctgttttccaaCTGGTACAAATATCCTGCTACTGATTGCGGCTGGTCTTACAGTGGGCTGCTTGGCATTTTTGCTGACCACACTGCTATGCGCCTGTCAGGTTTGTCAGCTGAGACAAATTATCTCTAGTCTACAGCCTCGTTACGACAACACTGACCGACATGCCAGAAGAGAGAAGAGTGAATCGCCATGCTGGGAGGATGAAGGCCAAGTGGACAGGCACCCAACTGAGACCTGCTTCATGCTATCAGAGATCGTCACAGCACAGGAGGAGAGTAGAGAGGATCAGGAGAACAAGACTGAGGAGGAGAAAGAGTCACAGCAGCCCAGCACTGTGGACCTAAATGGAGACATGGCCCAAGAGAGTCCGGAGCCTGATGCAAAAGCACCAGAGAACTCTGATACAGGGGTGTGA
- the LOC122359039 gene encoding oligodendrocyte-myelin glycoprotein-like isoform X2, giving the protein MEGIRPTHATPASMPTNLLLLLLFGVRVMAICPPMCTCSRGHRAVDCSARGLAILPDSLQHNIHFLNLSHNRLQDLDGLLNHFDHLRTLDISYNHLHHLPVGLPRALWDIRASGNYIRQLEKNDTVYHWNLQNLDLSHNLLERVVLINNTLSNLQSLNLSHNKFWTVPTNMPHNLEMVDLSHNYLLQILPGSLERLPKLSRFYLHANRFTSLSEGVFDQLDGLQLLTLGDNPWACEDEENINHLLTWMQQTPAKILGCPCYTRPTCGEAHLATRRTWHSAAFTEPPLGADARHPGHRAPMQ; this is encoded by the exons ATGGAAGGGATCAG ACCAACCCACGCCACACCTGCCTCCATGCCGACTAACCTGTTGCTCCTTCTTCTGTTCGGGGTGCGTGTGATGGCCATCTGCCCACCAATGTGCACCTGTAGCAGAGGCCATAGAGCTGTGGACTGCTCTGCACGAGGGTTGGCTATACTTCCAGACAGCCTGCAGCACAACATTCATTTTCTCAACCTGTCACATAACCGCCTCCAAGATCTTGATGGACTCCTCAACCATTTTGACCATTTAAGAACTCTGGACATCTCATACAACCATCTGCACCACCTTCCTGTTGGTTTGCCAAGAGCACTTTGGGATATACGTGCCTCTGGAAACTACATCCGTCAACTGGAGAAGAACGACACGGTCTACCACTGGAACCTTCAGAATTTGGACTTGTCACACAACTTGCTGGAACGAGTGGTCTTAATTAACAACACATTGTCAAACCTCCAATCTCTCAACCTTAGCCATAACAAATTTTGGACTGTGCCAACAAACATGCCCCATAATTTGGAGATGGTGGACCTCTCTCACAACTACTTGCTGCAGATCTTGCCTGGCTCACTGGAACGCCTACCCAAACTGTCGAGATTCTACCTGCATGCTAATCGTTTTACCTCACTGAGCGAGGGTGTCTTCGATCAACTTGATGGACTGCAGCTCCTCACACTTGGAGACAATCCTTGGGCTTGTGAGGATGAGGAGAATATAAACCATCTGCTGACCTGGATGCAACAGACTCCTGCAAAGATCTTAGGCTGTCCCTGCTACACAAGACCCACATGTGGAGAAGCCCACCTGGCCACTAGAAGAACCTGGCACTCGGCTGCATTCACAGAGCCGCCCCTGGGTGCTGACGCTCGTCATCCTGGCCATCGAGCGCCAATGCAG TGA
- the LOC122359039 gene encoding oligodendrocyte-myelin glycoprotein-like isoform X1, which yields MEGIRPTHATPASMPTNLLLLLLFGVRVMAICPPMCTCSRGHRAVDCSARGLAILPDSLQHNIHFLNLSHNRLQDLDGLLNHFDHLRTLDISYNHLHHLPVGLPRALWDIRASGNYIRQLEKNDTVYHWNLQNLDLSHNLLERVVLINNTLSNLQSLNLSHNKFWTVPTNMPHNLEMVDLSHNYLLQILPGSLERLPKLSRFYLHANRFTSLSEGVFDQLDGLQLLTLGDNPWACEDEENINHLLTWMQQTPAKILGCPCYTRPTCGEAHLATRRTWHSAAFTEPPLGADARHPGHRAPMQVVTSGYLSKSAQLNVGQYPSAVNTSGPGEQVLVMGGGFFTSTPHSLSTQSSTTIRTRSTKKVLPGRARSTSHQIHICSFETTILSFLCTVVILSAW from the exons ATGGAAGGGATCAG ACCAACCCACGCCACACCTGCCTCCATGCCGACTAACCTGTTGCTCCTTCTTCTGTTCGGGGTGCGTGTGATGGCCATCTGCCCACCAATGTGCACCTGTAGCAGAGGCCATAGAGCTGTGGACTGCTCTGCACGAGGGTTGGCTATACTTCCAGACAGCCTGCAGCACAACATTCATTTTCTCAACCTGTCACATAACCGCCTCCAAGATCTTGATGGACTCCTCAACCATTTTGACCATTTAAGAACTCTGGACATCTCATACAACCATCTGCACCACCTTCCTGTTGGTTTGCCAAGAGCACTTTGGGATATACGTGCCTCTGGAAACTACATCCGTCAACTGGAGAAGAACGACACGGTCTACCACTGGAACCTTCAGAATTTGGACTTGTCACACAACTTGCTGGAACGAGTGGTCTTAATTAACAACACATTGTCAAACCTCCAATCTCTCAACCTTAGCCATAACAAATTTTGGACTGTGCCAACAAACATGCCCCATAATTTGGAGATGGTGGACCTCTCTCACAACTACTTGCTGCAGATCTTGCCTGGCTCACTGGAACGCCTACCCAAACTGTCGAGATTCTACCTGCATGCTAATCGTTTTACCTCACTGAGCGAGGGTGTCTTCGATCAACTTGATGGACTGCAGCTCCTCACACTTGGAGACAATCCTTGGGCTTGTGAGGATGAGGAGAATATAAACCATCTGCTGACCTGGATGCAACAGACTCCTGCAAAGATCTTAGGCTGTCCCTGCTACACAAGACCCACATGTGGAGAAGCCCACCTGGCCACTAGAAGAACCTGGCACTCGGCTGCATTCACAGAGCCGCCCCTGGGTGCTGACGCTCGTCATCCTGGCCATCGAGCGCCAATGCAGGTAGTTACATCTGGGTACCTGTCCAAGTCAGCCCAGTTGAATGTGGGTCAATATCCAAGCGCTGTTAATACCTCTGGGCCAGGTGAGCAGGTACTGGTCATGGGTGGGGGATTTTTCACATCAACTCCACATAGCCTGTCCACACAGTCAAGCACAACAATCCGAACACGTAGCACCAAGAAAGTCCTTCCAGGCAGAGCTCGCAGCACAAGCCATCAAATCCACATATGCAGCTTTGAAACCACCATTTTGAGCTTTTTATGTACAGTTGTCATCCTTAGTGCTTGGTAA